The segment ACGCGCTGGAGGGGCGCTTGCGCGAGGAGCTGCAAGGCGTTGTCGGCAAGGGCAAGCGGCGTTCCCGCGATGGAGCGCGTGGGCACGGCAAGCGTTGCGGCCGGCGGCGCGGCCTCCTGCGGCAAGCCGTGAAGGGCGCCCTGAGCAAGCGTCTCGGCGCCATCGGCCGAAACCGACGGCAAGGCGAGAGCGGCAAGCGCGAGAGCGAGTGCGGCGACGGAAAGCAGCTTCGGCAACCTTGCTCCTCCGCTGTGCGCGTCCCCGTTTGCGGGACTCGCCATCAAGGTATTGGATACCTAATCTAACCTAGGGTGGAGCCTATTTAAACGATCGAACGCTTCGGGCCCTGGATCATGGCCGTTCAAGACCGGCTTTCCGAGCTTCTGTCCCTTTTTGAAGGGCAAGGCCGCGTGGTCGTGGGGTACTCGGGCGGGGTCGACAGCGCACTCCTGGCGGCGGCCGCTACCCGGACCCTCGGCCGGGAAAACGCGGTGGCCGTCACGGTCGATTCGGAGAGCCTGCCTCGGTCCGAGCTTGCGACCGCCTGCGAGAGCGCGCGGGCGATGGGGCTTTGGCACGAGGTCGTGCGCACAAGCGAGCTTGCAAACCCGCGCTACGCGGAGAACCCAGTCAACCGCTGCTACTTCTGCCGTGAGGAGATGAGCCGCGTGCTCCTCGACGCCGCGGGACGATGGCAGGCGACGCGCGTGGCCGTGGGCGTGAACGCCTCGGACCTGCGCGAGTGGCGCCCAGGCATCGCCGCCAGCCGCGCGGCGGGATTGTGGATGCCGCTTCTGGATCTGGGCCTCGGGAAGGACGACGTGCGGGCGCTTGCGCGCGCCATGGAGCTTCCGGTCGCCGACAAGCCAAGCATGGCCTGCCTCTCCTCGCGCATCCCCTTCGGCGAGACGATCACAGTCGAGAAGCTCGCGCGCGTGGAGCGCGCGGAGGCGGCGCTTCGGGCGCGCGGGTTCGCGCAAGTGCGCGTGCGCTCGCACGGCGACGTGGCGCGCGTCGAGGTCGAGCCGCACGAGCTTGCGCGCGCGCGGCGCGCGGGCGCGGAGATCGAGCGGGACTTGCGCGCGGCGGGCTTCGCGTTCGTGACGCTCGACGCGAAAGGGTACCGCAGCGGCAGCCTCTCCGAGGCGCTCGTCGTCGAAAAGGAAACCTTCAAGTGAGCGCACGAGCTTGCCTTTTCTTGCCCGAGGAGGGGATGCCTTGGCGGAACAAGCGGCAGGTTCGACGAAGCTCGTCGTGGAAGGGCTTGACAAGATCAATCTCGTGACGGAGAAGACGCGTCACGCGATCCTGGAGATGCTCGTCGACGGCGCGATGACGAGCCGCGCGATCTCGCAACGTCTCGCGATCAGCCAGCAGCTCGCGTACCATCACCTCCAGAAGCTCATCGGCGCCGGCCTCGTGCAGGTCTCCGGCGTCGACCGCCGCGGCAACAAGGAAGTGTACTTTTACTCGGCCGTCGCGGAGGAGTTCTGCTTCCGCATCCCCGACATCCGCGCGAAGGCCCCTCGTGGCGTCGTGCCCGCCAAGGTCGAGGCCATGGTTCCCGTCTCGGGGATTCCATCCAGCAATTGATTCGAACTTGTTCGATTTCCATTAACTGGTATAGTGGTATCAGCCGTGCAGGATGTTGGCGAGCACCCGGTATCCACGCCGAATCACGCGCCGCACGGTCTGGAACCGCTCGAGCACCGATAGGGGCTGGAAAAGCGTCGAAAGGACGGCGAGAACGGCGTCGCCGCCCGACAGGAGGACGCCCTCGCGCACCACGTGCACGGAGCTT is part of the Candidatus Thermoplasmatota archaeon genome and harbors:
- the larE gene encoding ATP-dependent sacrificial sulfur transferase LarE; amino-acid sequence: MAVQDRLSELLSLFEGQGRVVVGYSGGVDSALLAAAATRTLGRENAVAVTVDSESLPRSELATACESARAMGLWHEVVRTSELANPRYAENPVNRCYFCREEMSRVLLDAAGRWQATRVAVGVNASDLREWRPGIAASRAAGLWMPLLDLGLGKDDVRALARAMELPVADKPSMACLSSRIPFGETITVEKLARVERAEAALRARGFAQVRVRSHGDVARVEVEPHELARARRAGAEIERDLRAAGFAFVTLDAKGYRSGSLSEALVVEKETFK
- a CDS encoding winged helix-turn-helix domain-containing protein → MAEQAAGSTKLVVEGLDKINLVTEKTRHAILEMLVDGAMTSRAISQRLAISQQLAYHHLQKLIGAGLVQVSGVDRRGNKEVYFYSAVAEEFCFRIPDIRAKAPRGVVPAKVEAMVPVSGIPSSN